The Arachis duranensis cultivar V14167 chromosome 2, aradu.V14167.gnm2.J7QH, whole genome shotgun sequence genome has a window encoding:
- the LOC110278299 gene encoding uncharacterized protein LOC110278299 has product MEAENRTDMVKDKLSEKEGTYEFGNGKHDGSGFASFITLTEFHDPNKGFFVNDVCTIEAEVCVENDGHRHPNDNHIMPLVTRNNNSNLVDFKSLCKVRKDFVQLLEEACSKHPELVKGVKKRNWSENFTERWFMALGRVLHFLKSHKDVKDMDDDTYEELQDLWEQLNSFGFDDLTWLKNGVKKHMMKK; this is encoded by the exons ATGGAAGCAGAAAATCGAACGGACATGGTGAAAGACAAGCTATCAGAGAAAG AGGGTACGTATGAATTCGGCAATGGAAAACATGATGGCTCTGGTTTCGCATCGTTTATAACTTTAACTGAGTTTCATGATCCTAACAAAGGATTTTTTGTGAACGATGTATGTACTATCGAGGCTGAAGTTTGTGTTGAGAATGATGGTCATCGACATCCTAATGATAATCACATAATGCCTTTGGTTACAAGAAATAACAACAGCAACTTAGTGGATTTCAAGAGTTTATGCAAAGTACGAAAAGATTTTGTTCAACTATTGGAGGAAGCGTGTTCTAAACATCCGGAACTTGTTAAAGGAGTGAAAAAGAGAAATTGGAGTGAAAATTTTACTGAAAGATGGTTTATGGCTTTGGGAAGAGTTCTACATTTTTTAAAGAGTCATAAAGATGTAAAGGATATGGATGATGATACTTATGAGGAGCTTCAGGATTTGTGGGAACAACTTAACTCTTttggatttgatgatttgaCTTGGTTGAAAAATGGTGTTAAAAAACATATgatgaaaaaatga
- the LOC110277480 gene encoding uncharacterized protein LOC110277480 isoform X2 yields the protein MPLHFAFISTCYFVRIMENHQTMSEKFEKFTWTINNNFSVLVEFDKYQFVFGGYTWSISVAIDENRFMDFILDVVDWIQGHSITINFKFSFVN from the exons atGCCCTTGCACTTTGCCTTTATTTCAACCTG TTATTTTGTAAGAATTATGGAAAATCATCAAACAATGAGTGAGAAGTTTGAGAAATTCACATGGACCATCAACAATAATTTCTCCGTGCTGGTGGAGTTTGATAAGTACCAGTTTGTTTTTGGTGGCTATACATG GAGCATTTCTGTGGCTATAGATGAGAACCGCTTTATGGATTTTATCTTGGATGTTGTTGATTGGATTCAAGGACACAGTATCACTATAAATTTTAAGTTCTCATTTGTTAATTAG
- the LOC110277480 gene encoding uncharacterized protein LOC110277480 isoform X1 has translation MPLHFAFISTCYFVRIMENHQTMSEKFEKFTWTINNNFSVLVEFDKYQFVFGGYTWSISVAIDENRLMDFILDVVDWIQGHSITANFKFSVVNQRVDTLVKSIAIGIYVFYV, from the exons atGCCCTTGCACTTTGCCTTTATTTCAACCTG TTATTTTGTAAGAATTATGGAAAATCATCAAACAATGAGTGAGAAGTTTGAGAAATTCACATGGACCATCAACAATAATTTCTCCGTGCTGGTGGAGTTTGATAAGTACCAGTTTGTTTTTGGTGGCTATACATG GAGCATTTCTGTGGCTATAGATGAGAACCGCCTTATGGATTTTATCTTGGATGTTGTTGATTGGATTCAAGGACACAGCATCACTGCAAATTTCAAGTTCTCTGTTGTTAATCAGAGGGTTGACACACTCGTAAAATCAATAGCAATAGGTATCTATGTTTTTTATGTTTAA